A single Lynx canadensis isolate LIC74 chromosome D2, mLynCan4.pri.v2, whole genome shotgun sequence DNA region contains:
- the LOC115527049 gene encoding 40S ribosomal protein S20-like yields the protein MAFKDTGKTPVEPEVAIHRLRITLTSRDAKSLEKACADLIRGTKEKNLKVKGPVRMPTKTLRITTRKTPCGEGSKTWDRFQMRIHKRLIDLHSPSEIVKQITSVSIEPGVEVEVTIADA from the coding sequence ATGGCTTTTAAAGACACCGGGAAGACCCCCGTGGAACCGGAGGTGGCGATTCACCGACTTAGAATCACTCTAACCAGCCGCGACGCAAAATCTTTGGAGAAGGCGTGTGCCGACTTGATCAGAGGCACCAAGGAAAAGAATCTCAAAGTAAAAGGACCGGTTCGGATGCCCACCAAGACTCTGAGAATCACTACAAGAAAAACTCCTTGTGGTGAAGGTTCTAAGACTTGGGATCGTTTTCAGATGAGGATCCACAAGCGGCTCATCGATTTGCACAGTCCATCTGAGATTGTTAAGCAGATTACTTCCGTCAGTATTGAGCCAGGAGTTGAGGTGGAAGTCACCATTGCAGATGCTTAA